In Streptomyces sp. NBC_01707, a genomic segment contains:
- a CDS encoding GNAT family N-acetyltransferase, which produces MPYLVPPHIPSGRLAEGPQPALPVAGDLLLRPWEGTDAPAVLAAFSDPAIQRWHLRRADSRDEARDWIEQWQDAWHAETGVHWAVVRPTNGAPDRAEELLGRISLRSLMLGIGQAECAYWTLPAARGQGVAPRSVAAVARWAFDEVGFERLELAHSVMNEASCRVATKSGFALEGTRRRGHLHADGWHDMHIHARIRGEGASTAAGRGARPDSR; this is translated from the coding sequence ATGCCCTACCTGGTGCCGCCCCACATCCCTTCCGGCCGTCTCGCGGAAGGTCCGCAGCCCGCCCTGCCGGTCGCCGGCGATCTGCTCCTGCGACCGTGGGAGGGCACCGACGCCCCCGCCGTTCTCGCCGCCTTCTCGGACCCGGCGATCCAGCGCTGGCACCTGCGGCGGGCCGACTCCCGGGACGAGGCCCGCGACTGGATCGAGCAGTGGCAGGACGCCTGGCACGCCGAGACCGGTGTCCACTGGGCGGTCGTCCGCCCGACGAACGGCGCACCGGACCGAGCCGAGGAACTGCTCGGACGGATCTCGCTCCGCTCGCTGATGCTGGGCATCGGACAGGCCGAATGCGCCTACTGGACCCTGCCCGCCGCCCGTGGGCAGGGGGTCGCACCCAGATCCGTGGCCGCCGTGGCGCGCTGGGCGTTCGACGAGGTCGGCTTCGAGCGTCTGGAACTCGCCCACTCCGTCATGAACGAGGCGTCCTGCCGCGTCGCGACCAAGTCGGGTTTCGCGCTGGAGGGCACCCGGCGGCGGGGACATCTGCATGCCGACGGCTGGCACGACATGCACATCCACGCCCGGATCCGGGGCGAGGGGGCGAGCACGGCCGCCGGTCGGGGTGCCCGTCCTGACAGCCGTTAG
- a CDS encoding phospholipid scramblase-related protein, whose protein sequence is MTTHSNVSAGWYPDPHGAPQLLRYWDGSQWTEHTNPAGGQQPQAPGQGQVPQQQAAPQYQQAAAQPQAAPQQFAPQQMAQPQQGGVPGGASLFNQQVLVVNQKAKLIEVTNEYSVFDQNGNTIGSVIQVGQSALRKVLRFVSSIDQYLTHKLEIRDAYGQPQLLLTRPAKFIKSRVVVQRPDGSAVGEIVQQNAIGKINFAIMVDGQKIGAIKAENWRAWNFAIVDHNDAEIARITKTWEGLAKTLFTTADNYVLQIHYQLPEPLLSLVVATALTVDTALKQDARGLG, encoded by the coding sequence GTGACAACGCACTCGAACGTATCTGCGGGCTGGTATCCGGATCCTCATGGCGCGCCCCAGCTGCTGCGCTACTGGGACGGCTCCCAGTGGACCGAGCACACCAACCCGGCGGGCGGACAGCAGCCCCAGGCGCCGGGCCAGGGGCAGGTGCCCCAGCAGCAGGCCGCCCCTCAGTACCAGCAGGCAGCCGCCCAGCCGCAGGCCGCGCCGCAGCAGTTCGCTCCTCAGCAGATGGCGCAGCCGCAGCAGGGCGGCGTCCCGGGTGGCGCCTCGCTCTTCAACCAGCAGGTCCTGGTCGTGAACCAGAAGGCCAAGCTGATCGAGGTGACGAACGAGTACAGCGTCTTCGACCAGAACGGCAACACGATCGGCTCGGTCATCCAGGTCGGTCAGAGCGCGCTGCGCAAGGTACTGCGGTTCGTCTCCAGCATCGACCAGTACCTCACCCACAAGCTCGAGATCCGTGACGCGTACGGTCAGCCGCAGCTGCTTCTGACCCGCCCGGCGAAATTCATCAAGTCCCGGGTCGTCGTGCAGCGCCCGGACGGCAGCGCCGTCGGCGAGATCGTCCAGCAGAACGCCATCGGCAAGATCAACTTCGCCATCATGGTCGACGGTCAGAAGATCGGTGCCATCAAGGCGGAGAACTGGCGCGCCTGGAACTTCGCGATCGTCGACCACAACGACGCGGAGATCGCCCGGATCACCAAGACCTGGGAAGGCCTCGCGAAGACGCTGTTCACGACGGCGGACAACTACGTGCTGCAGATCCACTACCAGCTGCCCGAACCGCTGCTGAGCCTCGTCGTGGCGACGGCACTGACCGTGGACACCGCCCTCAAGCAGGATGCCCGCGGCCTCGGCTGA
- a CDS encoding DUF3105 domain-containing protein, producing the protein MASAKKQHNPAAARRAKLEEARRKERARERRSRIITIAASIAVVAGLVAGGGYLMSAADKQDAAAEQAKSSPVRGERSWDKLTQNHVEKKVDYPMNPPVGGDHNPVWMNCDADVYTAPIPNENAVHSLEHGAVWVTYNEKAKPADIEKFTERVARTPYSLMSPVKDQDAPLILSAWGKQVTVKSATDARVAQFFTKYVQGPQTPEPGAACTGGIAR; encoded by the coding sequence ATGGCTTCCGCCAAGAAGCAGCACAACCCTGCCGCCGCGCGCCGCGCCAAGCTGGAGGAGGCCCGCCGCAAGGAGCGGGCCCGCGAGCGCCGTAGCCGCATCATCACCATCGCCGCGTCCATCGCCGTCGTCGCCGGACTCGTCGCCGGCGGCGGCTATCTGATGTCCGCCGCCGACAAGCAGGACGCGGCGGCGGAGCAGGCCAAGTCGTCCCCCGTCCGAGGCGAACGGAGCTGGGACAAGCTCACCCAGAACCATGTCGAGAAGAAGGTCGACTACCCGATGAACCCGCCGGTCGGCGGCGACCACAACCCGGTGTGGATGAACTGCGACGCCGACGTCTACACCGCGCCGATCCCGAACGAGAACGCCGTCCACTCGCTGGAGCACGGCGCCGTCTGGGTCACGTACAACGAGAAGGCGAAGCCCGCCGACATCGAGAAGTTCACCGAACGCGTCGCCAGGACGCCGTACTCCCTCATGAGCCCGGTGAAGGACCAGGACGCCCCGCTGATCCTCAGCGCCTGGGGCAAGCAGGTCACGGTGAAGAGCGCGACCGACGCACGCGTCGCGCAGTTCTTCACCAAGTACGTCCAGGGGCCGCAGACTCCGGAGCCGGGCGCCGCCTGCACCGGCGGGATCGCCCGGTGA
- a CDS encoding DUF305 domain-containing protein, translating to MGAAGAAVLLLALGLVALMLVRPTSSSTTPQKANRTAVPADTSVDVGFARDMSIHHQQAVEMSFVVRDRTADEDVRRLAYDIINTQANQRGMMLGWLDVWGRAKSSSRPPMVWMDHQVEPRGDGSLMPGMATDTELDALRAAKGKDAEVMYLRLMTVHHRAGAEMARAAATGADTDEIRNLAAGMVRGQQSEIALMTDMIEERGATV from the coding sequence ATGGGTGCGGCGGGAGCCGCGGTGCTGCTGCTGGCGCTGGGGCTGGTCGCGCTGATGCTCGTACGTCCGACCTCGTCGTCCACCACCCCGCAGAAAGCGAACCGGACGGCCGTGCCCGCGGACACCTCGGTCGATGTGGGGTTCGCGCGTGACATGTCGATCCACCACCAGCAGGCGGTCGAGATGTCGTTCGTCGTCCGTGACCGGACGGCCGACGAGGACGTGCGGCGGCTCGCGTACGACATCATCAACACCCAGGCCAATCAGCGCGGAATGATGCTCGGCTGGCTGGATGTGTGGGGCCGCGCCAAGAGCTCGAGCCGCCCGCCCATGGTGTGGATGGACCACCAGGTCGAGCCGAGGGGCGACGGTTCGCTGATGCCGGGCATGGCGACCGACACCGAGCTGGACGCGCTGCGAGCGGCGAAGGGCAAGGACGCCGAGGTGATGTACCTCCGGCTGATGACCGTGCACCACCGGGCCGGTGCGGAGATGGCACGGGCGGCGGCCACCGGAGCGGACACCGACGAGATCAGGAACCTGGCGGCGGGCATGGTCCGTGGCCAGCAGTCGGAGATCGCGCTGATGACCGACATGATCGAGGAGCGCGGCGCCACGGTGTGA
- a CDS encoding ROK family protein yields the protein MKSNLTTLGPKADKDTVRRSNLSLVLRAVRDEGDREATRAGVAARVGLTRAAVSSLVEQLLDSGFLTESGKTFSGQAGRPGTALKVARTGPAGLGVEVNIDYVSVCVVDLAGTGRVRLTEHLDNRGAPPAEVLARAAGIAARTLESAAEQELFPVGVALALPGLVSGGAVRQAPNLGWNQVPAEELFAASLAALRPGRPELPVSSENEANLAALAELWFGGLDEVRSFLYLTGEIGVGGALVIDGELLRGAHGFAGEIGHVVVDADGPECRCGSRGCLEQYAGQSALLRAAGIEETGRGSGVAELERRSRAGDERAVAAVAEAGRMLGRVLSGAVNLLDPDAVVLGGIYRGLMPWLSAPADDELTGRVVSGLWSTSCGRLRASSVAGDAARGAAALVMQDVLADPAAYAAKATG from the coding sequence ATGAAGAGCAACCTCACGACCTTGGGGCCCAAGGCCGACAAGGACACCGTGCGACGGAGCAACCTCAGCCTGGTGCTGCGCGCCGTCCGTGACGAGGGCGACCGCGAGGCGACCAGGGCCGGGGTGGCCGCGCGCGTGGGGCTGACCCGTGCCGCCGTGTCCTCGCTGGTCGAGCAGCTGCTCGACAGCGGGTTCCTGACCGAGTCGGGCAAGACGTTCAGCGGGCAGGCCGGGCGCCCCGGCACCGCACTCAAGGTGGCGCGCACCGGCCCCGCCGGGCTCGGTGTGGAGGTCAACATCGACTATGTGTCGGTGTGCGTCGTCGATCTGGCCGGCACCGGCCGGGTCCGGCTGACGGAGCACCTCGACAACCGGGGCGCACCGCCCGCCGAGGTGCTGGCGCGGGCCGCCGGGATCGCGGCGCGCACCCTGGAATCGGCGGCCGAGCAGGAGCTGTTCCCGGTCGGGGTGGCGCTCGCACTGCCCGGTCTGGTGTCCGGCGGCGCGGTGCGCCAGGCACCCAACCTGGGCTGGAACCAGGTTCCGGCAGAGGAACTCTTCGCAGCCTCGCTGGCCGCCCTGCGGCCCGGCCGCCCGGAACTGCCGGTGAGTTCGGAGAACGAGGCCAATCTGGCGGCGCTGGCCGAGCTCTGGTTCGGCGGCCTCGACGAGGTCCGCAGCTTTCTGTACCTGACGGGTGAGATCGGCGTCGGCGGCGCCCTGGTCATCGACGGCGAACTGCTGCGCGGCGCGCACGGTTTCGCCGGGGAGATCGGGCATGTGGTGGTCGACGCGGACGGGCCGGAGTGCCGGTGCGGATCGCGTGGCTGCCTGGAGCAGTACGCGGGACAGTCGGCACTCCTGCGGGCGGCCGGGATCGAGGAGACCGGCCGCGGCAGCGGGGTGGCCGAGCTGGAGCGGCGCAGCCGGGCCGGGGACGAGCGGGCGGTGGCCGCGGTGGCCGAGGCCGGCCGGATGCTGGGCCGGGTGCTGTCCGGGGCGGTGAATCTGCTGGACCCGGACGCGGTGGTGCTCGGCGGGATCTACCGGGGCCTGATGCCCTGGCTGTCGGCGCCCGCCGACGATGAGCTCACGGGCAGGGTGGTGTCCGGGCTGTGGTCCACGAGCTGCGGGCGGCTGCGTGCCTCGTCGGTCGCGGGCGACGCCGCGCGGGGTGCGGCGGCGCTGGTGATGCAGGACGTGCTGGCCGACCCGGCGGCCTACGCGGCGAAGGCGACGGGCTGA
- the xylA gene encoding xylose isomerase, with amino-acid sequence MTERFTPTPGDRFTFGLWTVGWQGRDPFGDATRAALDPVESVQRLAELGAYGVTFHDDDLIPFGSTDTEREGLVKRFRQALDAAGLVVPMATTNLFTHPVFKDGGFTSNDRDVRRYALRKVIRNIDLAVELGATTYVAWGGREGAESGGAKDVRVALDRMKEAFDLLGEYVVEQGYDLRFAIEPKPNEPRGDILLPTVGHALAFIERLERPQMYGVNPEVGHEQMAGLNFPHGIAQALWAGKLYHIDLNGQSGIKYDQDLRFGAGDLRQAFWLVDLLETGGYEGPRHFDFKPPRTEGYDGVWASAAGCMRNYLILKERAAAFRADPAVQEALRASRLDELALPTAEDGVAGLLADRSAYEDFDVTAAAERSMAFEALDQLALDHLLGVR; translated from the coding sequence ATGACGGAACGCTTCACGCCCACCCCGGGAGACCGATTCACGTTCGGTCTGTGGACGGTGGGCTGGCAGGGACGCGACCCGTTCGGCGACGCGACCCGCGCGGCGCTCGACCCGGTCGAGTCCGTCCAGCGGCTCGCGGAGCTCGGTGCGTACGGTGTGACCTTCCATGACGACGACCTGATCCCGTTCGGCTCCACGGACACCGAGCGCGAAGGCCTCGTGAAGCGGTTCCGGCAGGCGCTGGACGCGGCCGGTCTCGTCGTACCCATGGCGACGACGAACCTGTTCACCCACCCGGTGTTCAAGGACGGCGGCTTCACCTCCAACGACCGCGACGTGCGCCGCTACGCGCTGCGCAAGGTCATCCGCAACATCGACCTCGCCGTCGAGCTCGGCGCCACCACGTATGTGGCCTGGGGCGGCCGCGAGGGCGCGGAGTCCGGCGGCGCCAAGGACGTACGGGTCGCGCTGGACCGGATGAAGGAGGCCTTCGACCTGCTCGGTGAGTACGTCGTCGAGCAGGGCTACGACCTGCGGTTCGCGATCGAGCCCAAGCCGAACGAGCCGCGCGGCGACATCCTGCTGCCCACCGTCGGCCACGCCCTCGCGTTCATCGAGCGCCTGGAACGCCCGCAGATGTACGGGGTCAACCCCGAGGTCGGCCACGAGCAGATGGCCGGGCTGAACTTCCCGCACGGCATCGCGCAGGCCCTGTGGGCCGGCAAGCTCTACCACATCGACCTCAACGGCCAGTCCGGCATCAAGTACGACCAGGACCTCCGCTTCGGCGCCGGCGACCTGCGCCAGGCCTTCTGGCTCGTCGACCTCCTCGAGACGGGCGGATACGAGGGCCCGCGCCACTTCGACTTCAAGCCGCCGCGGACCGAGGGTTACGACGGGGTCTGGGCGTCGGCCGCCGGCTGCATGCGCAACTACCTGATCCTCAAGGAGCGCGCCGCCGCCTTCCGCGCCGACCCCGCCGTCCAGGAGGCACTGCGTGCGTCCCGGCTCGACGAACTGGCTCTGCCCACCGCCGAGGACGGCGTGGCGGGGCTGCTTGCCGACCGATCGGCGTACGAGGACTTCGACGTGACCGCGGCGGCGGAGCGCAGCATGGCGTTCGAGGCATTGGACCAGCTGGCGCTGGACCACCTGCTCGGGGTCCGCTGA
- the xylB gene encoding xylulokinase — MPPRTVVIGVDSSTQSTKAAFVDAATGQLLAVGRSPHVVTGEAGARETDPEVWWQALRDAVAAGLKESGVPAEDVTGIAVAGQQHGLVVLDREGRPLRPALLWNDTRSAPQAAALTAALGGPAAWTARTGSVPVASMTASKWQWLRENEPETASATAAIRLPHDFLTERLTGVAVTDPGDASGTCWYSTATGAYDPELLELLGLDPTLLPEVATTGAALAGSLTAEAARTLGLPAGIAVAAGTGDNMSAAVGLGLGGAGLLDHPVLSLGTSGTVFAASGTRPASAALSGFAAADGTYLPLACTLNCTLAVDKVAALLGLDRNDTAPGGEAVLLPYLDGERTPDLPTASGLLTGLRHDTTPQQLLGAAYEGAVVTVLRALDELLLACGLDPADPEVAARPLRLIGGGAQGHAWVETVRRLSGRPVVVPGSGELVALGAAALAQAAATGQDPVAIATAWDTGDDTRLPSVERDTETWERVGSVLERAAQPLLGGVN; from the coding sequence ATGCCGCCGCGTACCGTCGTCATCGGCGTGGACAGCTCCACCCAGTCCACCAAGGCGGCCTTCGTCGACGCCGCCACCGGTCAGCTGCTCGCCGTCGGACGTTCCCCGCACGTCGTCACGGGTGAGGCGGGGGCCCGCGAGACCGACCCCGAGGTGTGGTGGCAGGCGCTGCGCGACGCCGTCGCCGCCGGGCTGAAGGAGTCCGGCGTCCCCGCCGAGGACGTCACCGGTATCGCGGTGGCCGGTCAGCAGCACGGCCTGGTCGTCCTCGACCGTGAGGGCCGGCCGCTGCGGCCCGCCCTGTTGTGGAACGACACCCGCTCCGCCCCGCAGGCCGCCGCCCTCACCGCCGCACTGGGCGGTCCGGCCGCCTGGACCGCCCGCACCGGATCGGTGCCGGTGGCCTCCATGACCGCGTCGAAGTGGCAGTGGCTGCGCGAGAACGAGCCGGAGACCGCCTCCGCGACCGCGGCGATCCGCCTCCCGCACGACTTCCTCACCGAACGACTGACGGGCGTGGCCGTCACCGACCCCGGCGACGCGTCGGGCACCTGCTGGTACTCCACCGCCACCGGTGCGTACGACCCCGAGCTTCTCGAACTGCTGGGTCTGGACCCCACGTTGCTGCCCGAGGTGGCCACGACCGGAGCGGCCCTGGCCGGTTCGCTGACCGCCGAGGCGGCACGGACGCTGGGACTGCCGGCCGGGATCGCCGTGGCGGCGGGCACCGGGGACAACATGAGCGCCGCGGTCGGCCTGGGTCTCGGCGGCGCCGGACTGCTGGACCACCCCGTACTGAGCCTCGGTACCTCGGGTACGGTCTTCGCCGCCTCCGGGACCCGGCCCGCATCGGCGGCGCTCTCCGGTTTCGCCGCGGCGGACGGTACGTACCTCCCGCTGGCCTGCACGCTCAACTGCACACTCGCCGTGGACAAGGTCGCCGCCCTGCTCGGCCTGGACCGCAACGACACGGCACCCGGTGGAGAGGCGGTGCTCCTCCCCTACCTCGACGGAGAACGCACCCCTGACCTGCCCACGGCCTCCGGCCTGCTCACCGGCCTCCGGCACGACACCACCCCGCAGCAACTCCTCGGCGCCGCCTACGAAGGTGCGGTCGTCACCGTGCTGCGCGCCCTCGACGAGCTGCTGCTGGCCTGCGGGCTCGACCCGGCCGACCCCGAGGTGGCCGCCCGGCCGCTCCGCCTGATCGGTGGCGGCGCGCAGGGGCACGCCTGGGTGGAGACGGTACGGCGGCTCTCCGGGCGGCCCGTCGTCGTGCCCGGCAGCGGCGAACTGGTGGCGCTGGGCGCGGCCGCACTCGCCCAGGCGGCGGCCACCGGCCAGGACCCGGTCGCGATCGCCACCGCGTGGGACACCGGTGACGACACCCGACTGCCGTCCGTCGAAAGGGACACGGAGACCTGGGAGCGGGTCGGCTCGGTCCTGGAGCGGGCCGCGCAGCCGCTGCTGGGCGGGGTCAATTAG
- a CDS encoding VWA domain-containing protein, which translates to MIIRRRLTVGVGILLATLTAGLGTALPAAADEAPTKASPKVELVLDVSGSMRTRDIDGQSRMTAAKQAFNEVLDAVPEQVQLGIRTLGADYPGDDRKVGCKDTKQLYPVGPLDRTEAKTAVATLAPTGWTPIGPALLGAADDLEGGDSTRRIVLISDGEDTCGPLDPCEVARDIAARGIHLVIDTLGLVPNAKIRQQLTCIAEATGGTYTAVQHTDELSDRVTQLVDRAAEPVVTPVATEGAASCSAAPQLKAGLYTDREKLGEHRWYRVDVLPGQELRASVSVSADRAVNNDYGVLLRAVTVHGREIVRGSESGTGRTDAISSGLRYPKPEQDDTDSTDSEDKPAAETVCLQLSNSFSAPASVKTSPGMPVELTVDVVDAPDDAADAAAFGLGRGWWLLGVLVLTGLIAGLLVGWISRWRIAVWRTN; encoded by the coding sequence ATGATCATAAGAAGAAGGCTGACGGTCGGGGTGGGCATTCTGCTTGCCACCCTGACCGCCGGGCTCGGCACGGCCCTCCCCGCCGCCGCCGACGAAGCCCCCACCAAAGCCTCCCCCAAGGTCGAGTTGGTACTCGACGTCAGCGGCTCCATGCGGACCCGTGACATCGACGGCCAGTCCCGGATGACCGCGGCGAAGCAGGCGTTCAACGAGGTCCTGGACGCGGTGCCCGAGCAGGTGCAGCTCGGTATCCGGACCCTCGGCGCCGACTACCCGGGCGACGACCGGAAGGTCGGCTGCAAGGACACCAAGCAGCTCTACCCGGTCGGCCCGCTCGACCGCACCGAGGCGAAGACCGCGGTCGCGACACTGGCCCCCACCGGCTGGACCCCGATCGGCCCGGCCCTGCTGGGCGCGGCCGACGACCTCGAGGGCGGCGACTCCACCCGCCGGATCGTCCTGATCAGCGACGGCGAGGACACCTGCGGCCCGCTCGACCCCTGCGAGGTGGCACGCGACATCGCGGCCCGCGGCATCCACCTCGTCATCGACACACTGGGCCTGGTGCCGAACGCCAAGATCCGCCAGCAGCTCACCTGCATCGCCGAAGCGACCGGCGGGACGTACACAGCCGTCCAGCACACCGATGAACTCTCCGACCGCGTCACGCAGTTGGTGGACCGGGCGGCCGAGCCCGTCGTCACCCCGGTGGCGACCGAGGGCGCGGCCAGCTGCTCCGCCGCCCCGCAGCTCAAGGCAGGTCTCTACACCGACCGCGAGAAGCTCGGCGAACACCGCTGGTACCGGGTGGATGTGCTGCCGGGTCAGGAGCTGCGTGCCTCGGTGAGTGTGTCGGCGGACCGAGCCGTCAACAACGACTACGGCGTGCTGCTGCGCGCCGTCACCGTGCACGGCCGCGAGATCGTCAGAGGATCGGAGTCCGGCACCGGCCGCACCGACGCGATCTCGTCCGGTCTGCGCTACCCCAAGCCCGAGCAGGACGACACGGACAGCACGGACAGCGAGGACAAACCGGCCGCGGAGACCGTCTGCCTCCAGCTCAGCAACTCCTTCTCGGCCCCCGCCTCCGTGAAGACCTCGCCGGGCATGCCGGTCGAGCTGACCGTCGACGTGGTGGACGCGCCGGACGACGCGGCCGACGCCGCGGCGTTCGGTCTCGGCCGCGGCTGGTGGCTGCTGGGCGTACTCGTCCTGACCGGACTGATCGCGGGCCTGCTCGTCGGCTGGATCTCGCGCTGGCGCATCGCCGTATGGAGGACCAACTGA
- a CDS encoding ABC transporter ATP-binding protein, translated as MQRTVSSHHPFHDHASHRPGTLDHRYRGEHPVRTLGYLLRPDRRRIAIAAAVFVVKHSPVWLLPLITANIIDVVVQHRPEQELWLNAGALLCVLVLNYPMHLLYVRLLGGSVRRMGTVLRDALCRRMQQLSIGYHSRTSAGVLQAKVVRDVESVEQMVQQSADMGLAAVITLIGGLTVIAVRVPSFLPVFLVVVPTAALLVMRLRARLRSHNESFRQEVEQLSARVSEMTSLIPITRAHGLERTALGRVDGSLRQVFTAGLRLDLLNGRFGALAWILLNSLGVACLAGSALVAYHGWLPITAGDVVMLSAFFTTLTGSMTTLLSLAPIISKGLESVRSAGEVLQAPDLESNAGKDRVDEVQGRIDFEGVGFGYEGVDSPAVEDFTLSARPGETVALVGASGAGKSTVLNLLIGFIRPTSGRILLDGTDMATLDLRSYRRFLSVVPQESILFEGTIRENVTYGMGETDERTVRQALRDANALDFVEDLPDGLSTVVGERGARLSGGQKQRLAIARALIRNPRVLILDEATSALDTRSEALVQEALARLIDGRTVFVVAHRLSTIRAADRIVAMDRGRIAEVGTHEELVGRGGVYTGLQPARSA; from the coding sequence ATGCAGCGAACGGTCTCTTCGCACCACCCTTTTCATGACCACGCATCCCACCGACCGGGCACGCTCGATCACCGTTACCGGGGCGAGCACCCGGTGCGCACCCTCGGCTATCTTCTGCGCCCCGACCGTCGACGCATCGCGATCGCCGCAGCCGTCTTCGTCGTCAAGCACAGCCCCGTGTGGCTGCTTCCGCTGATCACGGCGAACATCATCGACGTGGTCGTCCAGCACCGCCCCGAACAGGAGCTGTGGCTCAACGCGGGCGCACTGCTGTGCGTGCTCGTACTCAACTACCCGATGCATCTGCTCTACGTACGCCTTCTCGGCGGCAGCGTACGTCGGATGGGCACCGTGCTGCGCGACGCGCTCTGCCGCCGCATGCAGCAGCTGTCCATCGGCTACCACTCGCGGACGAGCGCGGGCGTTCTCCAGGCCAAGGTGGTCCGGGATGTGGAGAGCGTCGAACAGATGGTGCAGCAGTCCGCCGACATGGGGCTGGCCGCCGTCATCACGCTGATCGGCGGGCTCACCGTCATCGCCGTCCGTGTTCCGTCCTTCCTGCCGGTGTTCCTGGTGGTCGTCCCGACGGCCGCCCTGCTGGTCATGCGGCTGCGGGCCCGGCTGCGGAGCCACAACGAGTCGTTCCGCCAGGAGGTGGAACAGCTCTCCGCCCGGGTCAGCGAGATGACGAGCCTGATCCCCATCACCCGCGCCCACGGCCTGGAGCGCACGGCGCTCGGCCGCGTCGACGGTTCGCTGCGCCAGGTCTTCACGGCCGGCCTGCGCCTCGATCTGCTCAACGGCCGCTTCGGAGCGCTCGCCTGGATCCTGCTGAACTCGCTCGGCGTGGCCTGCCTGGCGGGATCGGCCCTGGTCGCGTACCACGGCTGGCTTCCCATCACGGCGGGCGACGTGGTGATGCTGAGCGCCTTCTTCACCACGCTCACCGGATCGATGACCACGCTGCTCAGCCTCGCGCCGATCATCAGCAAGGGGCTGGAGTCCGTGCGTTCGGCCGGCGAGGTCCTTCAGGCCCCGGACCTGGAGAGCAACGCGGGCAAGGACCGGGTCGACGAGGTGCAGGGCCGTATCGACTTCGAAGGGGTCGGCTTCGGTTACGAGGGAGTGGACAGCCCCGCTGTCGAGGACTTCACCCTGTCGGCGCGCCCGGGCGAGACGGTCGCTCTGGTCGGCGCCTCGGGGGCGGGCAAGTCGACGGTGCTGAACCTCCTCATCGGCTTCATCCGCCCGACGTCGGGCCGCATCCTGCTGGACGGCACCGACATGGCCACCCTGGATCTGCGCAGCTACCGCCGGTTCCTGTCCGTCGTACCGCAGGAGTCCATCCTGTTCGAGGGCACCATCAGGGAGAACGTCACCTACGGCATGGGCGAGACCGACGAACGGACGGTCCGTCAGGCGTTGCGCGACGCGAACGCGCTCGACTTCGTCGAAGACCTGCCCGACGGCCTCTCGACGGTCGTCGGAGAGCGCGGGGCGCGACTGTCGGGCGGCCAGAAGCAGCGACTCGCCATCGCCCGCGCGCTGATCCGCAATCCCCGGGTACTGATACTGGACGAAGCGACGTCGGCACTGGACACCCGCTCGGAGGCCCTGGTCCAGGAGGCGCTCGCCCGGCTGATCGACGGCCGTACGGTCTTCGTCGTCGCCCACCGGCTCTCCACCATCCGGGCGGCGGACCGCATCGTGGCCATGGACCGTGGCCGTATAGCCGAGGTGGGTACCCATGAGGAGCTGGTGGGGCGGGGCGGGGTGTACACGGGGTTGCAGCCGGCGAGGTCCGCGTAG